One window from the genome of Rhodococcus sp. ABRD24 encodes:
- a CDS encoding HNH endonuclease signature motif containing protein, whose translation MNPGGLKNSSIAATALQPDDVRRLPEISLLQGTVDVSREIERLEALRVAMVAEVHERAVSFDTLGFRSVKQWLAANTLLEVSTAGRILALGRMLGRQPEIADAFNAGDISAEHAALIGKFCETPPRGMPNEALDACRKVLLDSATGPTATTTTVRSCISKLERIFESDELPPSEDTERNEFHASKTLNGRVAVKGDLDAVTGEMLLTALSALTKPRNPADDPAGARTPARQRADAFAEILRRYLDSGDAPIEGGERPHLSLHVNASDLARSEADHESLGSDGNPDLFGDKDIARMPHMGPLSIATARRLACDCHLTPIVMSDGVPLNLGRTTRTVSKKQRRALIARDHGCAFPGCGAPPAHCEGHHVMHWADGGPTDLDNLALLCGYHHRLLHHSHWEMKIGTDRHPWFTPPSTVDPYKKPIPAHNRAGPRAA comes from the coding sequence ATGAATCCGGGGGGACTCAAGAACTCGAGCATCGCAGCCACTGCGCTGCAGCCCGACGACGTGCGCCGACTCCCCGAAATCTCACTCCTGCAGGGGACGGTCGACGTCTCTCGCGAGATCGAACGCCTCGAAGCGTTGCGGGTTGCGATGGTCGCCGAGGTCCACGAGCGTGCCGTCTCGTTCGACACCCTCGGATTCCGCAGCGTCAAACAGTGGCTCGCCGCCAACACGCTGCTGGAAGTGTCGACCGCGGGACGGATCCTCGCGTTGGGGCGGATGCTCGGCCGGCAACCCGAGATCGCCGACGCCTTCAACGCGGGTGACATTTCCGCCGAGCATGCCGCGCTGATCGGAAAGTTCTGCGAAACCCCGCCGCGCGGCATGCCGAACGAAGCACTGGATGCGTGCCGGAAAGTGCTGCTGGACAGCGCCACCGGACCCACCGCCACCACCACGACGGTCCGCAGCTGCATCAGCAAGCTCGAGCGGATCTTCGAATCCGACGAACTCCCGCCGAGCGAAGACACTGAGCGCAACGAGTTCCACGCCTCGAAAACACTGAACGGGCGCGTCGCGGTGAAGGGTGATCTCGATGCCGTGACCGGTGAGATGCTCCTGACCGCGCTGTCCGCACTGACGAAGCCACGCAACCCGGCCGACGACCCAGCCGGTGCCCGTACGCCGGCACGGCAGCGAGCCGATGCGTTCGCGGAAATCCTGCGCCGCTACCTCGACTCCGGCGACGCACCGATCGAAGGCGGAGAACGACCCCACCTGTCCCTGCACGTGAATGCCTCCGATCTTGCCCGCAGTGAGGCAGACCACGAGAGCCTTGGGTCAGACGGTAATCCGGACCTGTTCGGCGACAAAGACATCGCACGCATGCCCCACATGGGCCCACTCTCGATCGCGACTGCCCGCAGGTTGGCGTGCGACTGCCACCTCACCCCGATCGTCATGAGCGACGGAGTGCCACTGAACCTGGGGAGAACAACCCGCACCGTGTCGAAGAAGCAGCGGCGCGCGTTGATCGCCCGTGATCACGGCTGTGCTTTCCCTGGCTGCGGAGCACCGCCCGCCCACTGCGAGGGCCACCACGTCATGCATTGGGCCGACGGCGGACCCACCGACCTCGACAACCTCGCCCTACTCTGCGGCTACCATCACAGGCTGCTCCACCACTCCCACTGGGAGATGAAGATCGGCACCGACCGACACCCGTGGTTCACGCCGCCATCGACGGTAGATCCCTACAAGAAGCCCATCCCCGCCCACAACCGGGCAGGACCGCGAGCTGCATGA
- a CDS encoding RDD family protein, producing the protein MARMIGSWLSGPSAALPKDQIKEQAYRGELLGLPADGPGALATTGRRIAALAIDWFTSAGVVMLLIGEAPLENSLIGTYTLMLWFAVGVVSITLFSFTPGQYMMGLQVARVDGPVRVGFLRALARQTLMVFIAPAVITDVDGRGMHDRATGTALVRTR; encoded by the coding sequence ATGGCACGAATGATCGGTTCCTGGCTTTCCGGACCGTCCGCGGCATTGCCCAAGGACCAGATCAAGGAGCAGGCGTATCGCGGTGAACTCCTGGGCCTGCCGGCCGACGGACCCGGCGCTCTGGCCACGACCGGACGTCGTATCGCGGCACTGGCGATCGACTGGTTCACCTCGGCCGGTGTCGTGATGCTGTTGATCGGCGAGGCGCCTCTCGAGAACTCACTGATCGGGACCTACACGCTGATGCTGTGGTTCGCCGTCGGCGTCGTGAGCATCACGCTGTTCTCGTTCACCCCGGGCCAGTACATGATGGGTCTACAGGTGGCCCGCGTAGACGGTCCGGTGCGCGTCGGATTCCTGCGCGCCCTCGCGCGCCAGACGCTGATGGTCTTCATTGCCCCCGCCGTGATCACCGACGTCGACGGCCGCGGCATGCACGATCGCGCGACCGGCACCGCGCTCGTCCGCACCCGCTGA
- a CDS encoding ABC transporter ATP-binding protein, with the protein MLEIQDAGFHYPRRDWVFRHANLRIEGGITSILGPNGQGKTTLLRCIAGLTPLREGRVERDTAIGYVPQAALSSFAYSVFDMVLMGRAKKVSAFAVPGRADVARTREVLDRVGIGDLARRSFAELSGGQRQLVLIARALASDATFMILDEPVSALDLRNQARVLELLRDLAADGMGILLTTHHPDHALHLGGRAIVMRAPEDIRLGPVADLVTDGMLTDLYGIEVVSATVDDRGAPRTLLYTRYDTLAAAEPAATLQKASR; encoded by the coding sequence ATGCTTGAGATTCAGGACGCCGGTTTCCACTACCCGCGCCGGGACTGGGTGTTCCGGCACGCGAACCTGCGGATCGAGGGCGGTATCACGTCGATCCTGGGACCCAACGGCCAGGGCAAGACGACGCTGCTCCGGTGTATCGCGGGGCTCACGCCGTTGCGCGAGGGGCGGGTGGAGCGGGACACCGCGATCGGCTACGTCCCACAGGCCGCCCTGTCGAGCTTTGCGTACTCGGTGTTCGACATGGTCCTGATGGGCCGGGCGAAGAAGGTCTCGGCCTTCGCGGTGCCCGGTAGGGCCGACGTCGCCCGTACCCGCGAGGTCCTGGACCGGGTCGGCATCGGCGATCTCGCTCGGCGCAGCTTTGCCGAACTGTCCGGCGGCCAGAGGCAACTGGTGCTCATCGCGCGGGCGCTGGCGTCGGACGCCACGTTCATGATCCTCGACGAGCCGGTCTCGGCCCTGGACCTGCGCAACCAGGCGAGGGTGTTGGAACTGCTGCGCGACCTGGCAGCGGACGGCATGGGCATCCTGCTCACCACGCATCACCCCGATCACGCGCTACATCTGGGCGGGCGCGCGATCGTGATGCGTGCGCCGGAGGACATCCGGCTCGGCCCCGTCGCCGATCTCGTCACCGACGGAATGCTCACCGACCTATACGGCATCGAGGTGGTGAGTGCCACCGTCGACGACCGCGGCGCTCCTCGCACCCTGCTCTACACCCGTTACGACACACTCGCGGCCGCCGAACCCGCGGCCACCCTTCAGAAGGCTTCACGATGA
- a CDS encoding iron ABC transporter permease, translating into MTPSVLETVTEQRTRRSSRLLVPVVLTVGIVAVGLISLSVGRYTVPVNEVARILINEVISLPQTWTEAESNVVLGVRLPRVLLGMLVGGGLALGGAALQATFRNPLVSPQILGVSSGASFGGVLALMFGLGSTFLVGGAFLFGLAALGMVLLIGRSRSGGALLMIVLGGVVTSAFFSALVSFITYVADPYTTLPSIVFWLMGSLATADMAKVLIAAIPILAGSAVIIGLRWRINILSLGDDDAASLGVDPGRLRALLLTMVALMTAGAVAVSGVIGWVGLVVPHIARLWVGPDHRISMPTTFVLGAAYLTIIDTLSRTVSSGEIPLGILTAIIGAPVFVLLLRNSRRQAFIDA; encoded by the coding sequence ATGACGCCTTCCGTGCTTGAGACCGTAACCGAGCAGCGGACGCGGCGGTCGTCGCGCCTGCTCGTGCCGGTGGTCCTCACCGTCGGGATCGTCGCGGTCGGACTGATCTCGCTGTCGGTGGGCCGCTACACGGTCCCGGTCAACGAGGTGGCCCGCATCCTGATCAACGAGGTGATCTCACTCCCCCAGACGTGGACCGAGGCCGAATCCAACGTCGTTCTCGGCGTGCGGCTTCCACGGGTCCTGCTGGGGATGCTCGTCGGCGGTGGCCTGGCGCTGGGCGGTGCCGCACTGCAGGCCACGTTCCGCAATCCGCTGGTGAGCCCGCAGATCCTGGGGGTGTCCTCGGGTGCGTCGTTCGGCGGTGTGCTGGCCCTGATGTTCGGGCTGGGCTCGACGTTCCTGGTCGGCGGCGCGTTCCTGTTCGGCCTCGCCGCGCTCGGCATGGTGCTGCTGATCGGCCGGAGCCGGTCGGGCGGCGCGCTCCTGATGATCGTGCTCGGCGGTGTCGTCACGAGTGCGTTCTTCTCGGCACTGGTGTCGTTCATCACCTACGTCGCCGACCCGTACACCACGCTCCCGTCGATCGTGTTCTGGCTCATGGGTTCCCTCGCCACCGCGGACATGGCGAAGGTGCTGATCGCGGCGATACCCATCCTCGCGGGCTCCGCCGTCATCATCGGACTGCGCTGGCGGATCAACATCCTCTCGCTCGGCGACGACGACGCCGCCTCGCTGGGTGTCGACCCGGGTCGGCTGCGGGCCCTGCTGCTGACGATGGTGGCACTCATGACTGCCGGCGCGGTCGCCGTGTCGGGCGTCATCGGCTGGGTGGGCTTGGTGGTTCCGCACATCGCCCGGCTGTGGGTCGGACCCGATCACCGGATCTCGATGCCGACGACGTTCGTGCTCGGCGCCGCATATCTGACGATCATCGACACGCTCTCGCGCACCGTCAGTTCCGGTGAGATCCCGCTCGGCATCCTCACCGCGATCATCGGTGCCCCGGTGTTCGTTCTGCTGCTCCGGAATTCGCGTAGACAGGCCTTCATCGATGCTTGA
- a CDS encoding C40 family peptidase: MADKSLQKKNDRLTRTTRGLLIGAVAVGALAIPVAPAMAQPFTAPSGGGSSIQATPVASSTGQAAANAAQSKVGSPYVWGATGPNSFDCSGLVQWAYKQAGKSVPRTSYDQAASGTPVAKSNLQPGDVVAFYGADHVGIYIGNGSVVHAPTEGENVKVSPVDAMPFSGASRY, encoded by the coding sequence ATGGCTGACAAGAGCCTGCAGAAGAAGAACGACCGACTGACCCGTACCACTCGCGGTCTGCTGATCGGAGCAGTCGCTGTCGGTGCCCTCGCGATCCCCGTCGCTCCCGCCATGGCGCAGCCCTTCACGGCTCCCAGCGGGGGTGGTTCCTCGATTCAGGCGACTCCGGTCGCCAGCTCCACCGGCCAGGCTGCGGCCAACGCCGCACAGTCCAAGGTCGGCTCCCCGTACGTGTGGGGCGCGACCGGTCCGAACTCCTTCGATTGCTCCGGACTGGTGCAGTGGGCCTACAAGCAGGCCGGCAAGTCCGTACCGCGGACCAGCTACGACCAGGCGGCGAGCGGAACCCCCGTCGCGAAGTCCAACCTGCAGCCCGGTGACGTGGTTGCCTTCTACGGTGCCGACCACGTCGGTATCTACATCGGCAACGGCAGCGTCGTCCACGCGCCGACCGAGGGCGAGAATGTCAAGGTCTCCCCGGTGGACGCGATGCCGTTCTCGGGTGCCAGCCGGTACTGA
- a CDS encoding ABC transporter substrate-binding protein has translation MSTPPRSPNPTAALTRRDLMRSMGVATLALGALGISACSSRDTVAETADIGDVVGPITIVDQYRNTVTFDTPVGRIASAIIPVPSMIIGSDQSTARNVGVNQVAISMASKGMLGTMFPQFLDTPVVAGNDFVPNVEHILSLNPDVVIQWGDKGDDIVAPLRNAGLKVILLKYGTQEDLEAWIQIFGELLGKKAEADAVLAKMADDRALVEKTAAAHASTAPKVLYLYNAPEIKVGADNSYMDFWIKLAGGNNVASGAGSGSSLGVTREQVLGWDPEVLILGNFEPTTPADVYADPKWASLSAAKNKRVYKAPIGGFSWDPPCNESNLMWLWVNSVFFPDVNHELRQRIRATYRMLYAYDVTDADVDRILQMPANSGSAGYDAFRA, from the coding sequence ATGTCGACCCCACCTCGTTCCCCGAACCCGACCGCCGCTCTCACCCGCCGAGACCTCATGCGCTCGATGGGCGTCGCAACGCTCGCCCTCGGGGCCCTGGGCATCTCTGCCTGCTCGAGCCGCGACACAGTCGCCGAGACCGCCGATATCGGCGACGTAGTCGGCCCGATCACGATCGTCGACCAGTACCGGAACACCGTCACGTTCGACACCCCGGTCGGCCGGATAGCGTCGGCCATCATCCCGGTGCCGTCGATGATCATCGGTTCGGACCAGTCCACCGCCCGCAACGTCGGCGTCAACCAGGTCGCGATCTCGATGGCCTCGAAGGGCATGCTGGGCACGATGTTCCCGCAGTTCCTCGACACCCCGGTGGTGGCCGGCAACGACTTCGTGCCAAACGTCGAGCACATCCTCAGCCTGAACCCGGACGTCGTGATCCAGTGGGGCGACAAGGGCGACGACATCGTCGCGCCGCTGCGCAACGCCGGCCTGAAGGTGATCCTGCTCAAGTACGGCACGCAGGAGGATCTCGAGGCCTGGATCCAGATCTTCGGTGAACTGCTGGGCAAGAAGGCCGAGGCCGACGCAGTGCTCGCGAAGATGGCCGACGACCGCGCGCTGGTCGAGAAGACCGCCGCGGCGCACGCGTCGACCGCCCCGAAGGTGCTGTACCTGTACAACGCGCCGGAGATCAAGGTCGGCGCCGACAACAGTTACATGGACTTCTGGATCAAGCTCGCCGGCGGCAACAACGTCGCGTCCGGCGCGGGTAGCGGCTCGAGCCTCGGCGTCACCCGAGAGCAGGTGCTCGGCTGGGACCCGGAGGTGTTGATCCTCGGCAACTTCGAGCCGACGACCCCCGCCGACGTCTATGCCGACCCCAAGTGGGCGTCGCTGTCCGCGGCGAAGAACAAGCGGGTCTACAAGGCCCCGATCGGCGGCTTCTCGTGGGACCCGCCGTGCAACGAGTCGAACCTGATGTGGCTGTGGGTGAACTCGGTGTTCTTCCCGGACGTGAACCACGAACTGCGCCAGCGCATCCGAGCGACGTACCGCATGCTGTACGCGTACGACGTCACCGATGCGGACGTCGACCGCATTCTCCAGATGCCAGCCAACTCGGGCAGCGCGGGCTATGACGCCTTCCGTGCTTGA
- a CDS encoding DUF4191 domain-containing protein, giving the protein MANGSRSGKAGKPSKEAKAAAKAARKQASKERRTQIWQAFQMQRKEDKLLLPLMIGVLVLSAVVFFGIGLFFGIQWFLLPIGILVGVLLAFILFGRRVQKTVYGKAEGQAGAAAWALENMQGTWRVTNAVTGTTQLDAVHRVIGRPGVILVAEGSPQRVKGLLAQEKKKTARLVGDTPIYDFVVGNDEGQIPLSQLTKHLGKLPRNIDTKRMDTIESRLAALGSRSGTAMPKGPLPPGAKMKGMQRTIRRR; this is encoded by the coding sequence ATGGCGAACGGCAGTAGGTCCGGTAAAGCGGGCAAACCAAGCAAGGAAGCGAAGGCGGCGGCGAAAGCGGCCCGCAAGCAGGCGTCCAAGGAGCGCCGGACGCAGATCTGGCAGGCGTTCCAGATGCAGCGCAAGGAAGACAAGCTGCTGCTGCCGCTGATGATCGGCGTGCTGGTCCTGAGCGCAGTCGTGTTCTTCGGGATCGGCCTGTTCTTCGGCATCCAGTGGTTCCTGCTGCCGATCGGCATCCTCGTCGGCGTATTGCTGGCGTTCATCCTCTTCGGCCGCCGCGTGCAGAAGACTGTGTACGGCAAAGCCGAGGGTCAGGCCGGTGCGGCCGCATGGGCTCTCGAGAACATGCAGGGCACGTGGCGCGTGACCAATGCAGTCACTGGGACGACCCAGCTGGACGCGGTGCACAGGGTCATCGGACGACCCGGCGTGATCCTGGTCGCCGAGGGTTCGCCGCAACGGGTCAAGGGCCTCCTCGCACAGGAGAAGAAGAAGACTGCACGCCTGGTCGGCGACACACCCATTTACGACTTCGTCGTCGGCAACGACGAGGGTCAGATCCCGCTCTCGCAGCTGACCAAGCACCTCGGCAAGCTGCCGCGCAACATCGACACCAAGCGGATGGACACGATCGAGTCCCGCCTGGCCGCGCTCGGAAGCCGGAGCGGAACTGCTATGCCCAAGGGCCCGCTGCCGCCCGGCGCGAAGATGAAGGGCATGCAGCGCACTATCCGCCGCCGCTGA
- the lipA gene encoding lipoyl synthase, whose product MTVAPEGRKLLRIEIRNAETPIERKPNWIRTRAKMGPEYTELKSLVKSEGLHTVCEEAGCPNIYECWEDREATFLIGGEQCTRRCDFCQIDTGKPTALDRDEPRRVAESVQAMGLRYSTITGVARDDLPDGGSWLYAETVRQIHALNPGTGVENLIPDFNGKPELLAEVFESRPEVLAHNLETVPRIFKRIRPAFRYERSLGVITAAREFGLVTKSNLILGMGETPEEVHQAMVDLHEAGCDIITITQYLRPSPRHHPVERWVKPEEFVEHSKAAEEIGFAGVMAGPLVRSSYRAGRLYAQAMAHHGRTLPEGQAHLAEEGSASQEASSVLSRLART is encoded by the coding sequence GTGACTGTCGCCCCAGAAGGACGCAAGCTGCTCCGTATCGAGATCCGAAACGCGGAGACGCCGATAGAGCGCAAGCCCAATTGGATCCGGACCCGCGCAAAAATGGGACCGGAGTACACCGAGCTCAAGAGCCTGGTGAAAAGCGAAGGCCTGCACACGGTCTGCGAGGAAGCCGGCTGCCCCAACATCTACGAATGCTGGGAAGACCGTGAGGCCACGTTCCTCATTGGTGGCGAACAGTGCACGCGCCGTTGTGATTTCTGCCAGATCGACACTGGTAAGCCCACCGCGCTGGATCGCGACGAACCGCGCCGGGTCGCCGAGAGCGTTCAGGCGATGGGCCTGCGGTACTCGACCATCACCGGCGTCGCCCGAGACGACCTGCCAGACGGCGGATCGTGGCTGTACGCGGAGACGGTGCGCCAGATCCACGCCCTCAACCCGGGCACCGGCGTCGAGAATCTGATCCCGGACTTCAACGGCAAGCCCGAACTACTGGCCGAGGTGTTCGAGTCCCGTCCCGAGGTACTCGCTCACAACCTCGAGACCGTGCCGCGCATCTTCAAACGAATCCGTCCAGCCTTCCGCTACGAGCGCTCCCTCGGAGTGATCACCGCAGCTCGCGAGTTCGGTCTGGTCACCAAGTCCAACCTCATCCTCGGCATGGGTGAGACCCCGGAGGAGGTCCACCAGGCGATGGTGGACCTGCACGAGGCGGGCTGCGACATCATCACCATCACTCAGTACCTGCGCCCGTCGCCGCGGCACCACCCCGTCGAGCGCTGGGTCAAGCCGGAGGAGTTCGTCGAGCACTCCAAGGCGGCCGAGGAGATCGGGTTCGCCGGCGTCATGGCCGGCCCGCTGGTCCGTTCCTCGTACCGCGCCGGACGCCTGTACGCCCAGGCCATGGCCCATCACGGGCGCACCCTGCCGGAGGGTCAGGCCCACCTGGCGGAGGAGGGTAGCGCCTCTCAGGAGGCCAGCTCGGTCCTCTCCCGGCTCGCCCGAACCTGA
- the glnA gene encoding type I glutamate--ammonia ligase, whose translation MAFTTAEEVIKYIADEKVEYVDIRFSDLPGVQQHFSIPASAFNQDVFEDGLAFDGSSVRGFQSIHESDMMLLPDVATARIDPFRAARTLNINFFVHDPFTREAYSRDPRNVARKAEEYLVSTGIADTAFFGAEAEFYIFDSVRYDSGMNGAFYELDSISGAWNTGNEVNADGSPNLGYKVRAKGGYFPVAPYDHYVDLRDEISTNLTNAGLELERGHHEVGTGGQQEINYKFNTLLAAADDLQLFKYIVKNTCWQHGKSATFMPKPLFGDNGSGMHVHQSLWKDGKPLFHDEAGYAGLSDMARHYIGGILHHAPSLLAFTNPTINSYHRLVPGYEAPINLVYSQRNRSAAVRIPITGNNPKAKRLEFRAPDSSGNPYLNFAAQMMAGLDGIKNKIEPMAPVDKDLYELPPEEARNIPQAPTNLETVINRLEADHDYLTEGGVFTTDLIETWISIKREQEIAPVNLRPHPYEFQLYYDV comes from the coding sequence GTGGCTTTCACCACGGCCGAAGAGGTCATCAAGTACATCGCCGACGAAAAAGTCGAGTATGTGGACATCCGTTTCAGCGACCTGCCTGGCGTCCAGCAGCACTTCTCGATCCCGGCCTCGGCGTTCAACCAGGACGTGTTCGAAGACGGCCTCGCGTTCGACGGTTCCTCGGTGCGCGGCTTCCAGTCCATCCACGAGTCGGACATGATGCTGCTGCCCGATGTCGCGACAGCACGGATCGACCCGTTCCGGGCGGCCCGCACGCTGAACATCAACTTCTTCGTCCACGATCCGTTCACCCGCGAGGCCTACAGCCGCGACCCGCGTAACGTCGCCCGTAAGGCTGAGGAGTACCTGGTCAGCACCGGCATCGCCGACACCGCGTTCTTCGGGGCCGAGGCCGAGTTCTACATCTTCGACTCGGTCCGCTACGACTCCGGCATGAACGGTGCGTTCTACGAGCTGGACTCGATCTCGGGCGCGTGGAATACCGGCAACGAGGTCAACGCCGACGGCAGCCCGAACCTCGGATACAAGGTCCGCGCCAAGGGTGGCTACTTCCCCGTCGCGCCGTACGACCACTACGTCGACCTGCGCGACGAGATCTCCACCAACCTGACCAACGCGGGCCTCGAGCTCGAGCGCGGCCACCACGAGGTGGGTACCGGCGGCCAGCAGGAGATCAACTACAAGTTCAACACCCTGCTCGCCGCTGCCGATGACCTGCAGCTGTTCAAGTACATCGTCAAGAACACCTGCTGGCAGCACGGAAAGTCCGCTACTTTCATGCCGAAGCCGCTGTTCGGTGACAACGGCTCGGGCATGCACGTGCACCAGTCCCTGTGGAAGGACGGCAAGCCGCTGTTCCACGACGAGGCCGGTTACGCGGGCCTGTCGGATATGGCACGTCACTACATCGGCGGCATCCTGCACCACGCGCCGTCGCTGCTGGCCTTCACCAACCCGACGATCAACTCGTACCACCGTCTGGTGCCGGGCTACGAGGCCCCCATCAACCTGGTGTACAGCCAGCGCAACCGCTCCGCGGCCGTGCGTATCCCGATCACCGGCAACAACCCGAAGGCCAAGCGCCTCGAGTTCCGCGCACCGGACTCCTCGGGCAACCCGTACCTGAACTTCGCGGCTCAGATGATGGCCGGCCTGGACGGCATCAAGAACAAGATCGAGCCGATGGCTCCGGTAGACAAGGATCTCTACGAGCTCCCGCCGGAGGAGGCCCGCAACATCCCGCAGGCCCCCACCAACCTCGAGACCGTCATCAACCGCCTCGAGGCGGACCACGACTACCTCACCGAGGGTGGAGTCTTCACCACCGACCTCATCGAGACCTGGATCTCGATCAAGCGGGAGCAGGAAATCGCTCCGGTCAACCTGCGGCCGCACCCCTACGAGTTCCAGCTGTACTACGACGTGTAA